A single window of Desulfovibrio sp. JC010 DNA harbors:
- a CDS encoding GAF domain-containing protein: protein MPRNEILINILSIVCNVFEAHSVVLYLPDGQHGYSLSTYFSLGDDISPKGTPLQKKSLAGIVIGKNEPLFINNMDRKGATTLGYYENREDSKVKAFMGTPLEQSLGAICLDSKRTYSFSTKDLKILSQFGKMITSMLSCIRSVDADGRKNEYFMTLKLLHDLRKRQPKWNSFLDNLLNMTASTSGFSHSFLTVIDQRGTSFYVEGENKSILQRGESKTMAFPLGSGLVGWVYKNNEPMFIEENNAGQAASSLLGASASTVDFMSVICLPLVFQRKTRGVLVLANEEPKRIDEDLKDFLFMVSEYLNQFLENLFLKSKLAEARTALQKVTPAKTDPVLINDN from the coding sequence ATGCCTAGAAACGAAATTCTGATAAATATCCTCAGCATTGTCTGCAATGTTTTTGAGGCGCACAGTGTTGTCCTGTATCTTCCGGACGGGCAGCACGGATACTCTTTATCCACTTATTTCAGCCTTGGGGATGACATATCCCCTAAAGGAACCCCTTTGCAGAAAAAGAGTCTTGCCGGGATTGTGATCGGCAAAAACGAGCCTCTTTTTATCAACAATATGGACCGCAAAGGAGCGACCACCCTCGGCTATTACGAGAACCGTGAGGACTCCAAGGTCAAGGCTTTCATGGGCACCCCGCTGGAGCAGTCACTTGGTGCCATTTGTCTGGACAGTAAGCGGACCTATTCTTTCAGCACCAAGGATTTGAAGATTCTTTCCCAGTTCGGAAAAATGATCACCTCCATGCTTTCCTGCATTCGCTCCGTTGATGCTGATGGTCGCAAGAATGAATATTTCATGACCCTTAAGCTGCTGCATGACCTGCGTAAAAGGCAGCCGAAATGGAATTCCTTTCTCGATAATCTTTTGAATATGACTGCAAGCACAAGTGGATTTTCCCATTCTTTTCTGACTGTTATAGACCAGAGAGGGACCTCTTTTTATGTCGAGGGGGAAAATAAGTCCATTTTGCAGCGAGGGGAGTCCAAAACCATGGCCTTTCCTTTAGGCAGCGGGCTTGTGGGCTGGGTTTATAAAAATAACGAGCCCATGTTCATTGAAGAAAACAATGCCGGGCAGGCTGCTTCCAGTTTACTGGGGGCAAGTGCCAGCACTGTTGACTTCATGAGCGTAATTTGTCTGCCACTAGTATTTCAGCGCAAGACCCGGGGAGTTCTTGTGCTGGCCAATGAAGAACCGAAACGAATTGATGAAGACTTGAAGGATTTCCTGTTTATGGTATCTGAATACCTGAATCAGTTCCTTGAAAATCTCTTTCTAAAAAGCAAACTTGCGGAAGCCCGCACAGCCTTGCAGAAAGTTACCCCGGCCAAAACCGATCCGGTTTTGATCAACGACAATTAA
- a CDS encoding inositol monophosphatase family protein, with protein MQFLIKKAAAAVLEAGEIIKEAYNKPKKIKHKGRIDLVTETDLAVEKFLKAKLAEILPGSSFIAEETSGDAKLVDRTWIIDPLDGTTNFAHGLPMVATSVALWENGQVVLGIVNLPILNEVFTAVRGGGAFMNGEPIHVSDCDSLEESLIATGFPYAIEEHVDFITDALSRVLLKTQGVRRPGAAAFDLAYTACGRYEGYYENSLKPWDMAAGWLLVQEAGGRVTEYGEDEFNLYSPCILATNGPIHEKLRELILPEN; from the coding sequence ATGCAATTTCTTATAAAAAAAGCTGCAGCGGCAGTCCTTGAAGCCGGTGAAATAATCAAGGAAGCCTACAATAAGCCTAAGAAAATCAAGCATAAAGGCCGTATTGATCTCGTTACTGAGACTGATCTGGCGGTGGAAAAATTTCTTAAAGCAAAGCTTGCGGAAATCCTGCCCGGTTCGTCTTTTATTGCCGAAGAAACTTCCGGCGATGCCAAGCTTGTGGACCGTACATGGATTATTGATCCTCTGGACGGAACCACTAACTTTGCCCACGGGTTGCCCATGGTGGCCACTTCCGTCGCTCTCTGGGAAAACGGTCAGGTGGTGCTGGGCATCGTTAACCTGCCCATTCTTAATGAAGTATTCACGGCTGTGCGCGGCGGCGGGGCATTCATGAATGGTGAGCCGATCCATGTCTCGGATTGTGATTCGCTGGAAGAATCCCTTATCGCCACCGGATTTCCTTACGCCATTGAAGAGCATGTTGATTTCATCACTGATGCTTTGAGCCGGGTGCTGCTCAAAACACAGGGCGTGCGCCGTCCGGGCGCGGCTGCTTTTGATCTCGCTTATACCGCCTGCGGTCGTTATGAAGGGTATTATGAAAATTCCCTCAAGCCTTGGGATATGGCGGCTGGATGGCTGCTGGTGCAGGAAGCCGGAGGCAGGGTGACCGAGTACGGCGAAGATGAATTCAATTTGTATTCACCGTGTATTCTGGCTACCAATGGACCTATTCATGAAAAACTTCGGGAATTGATTCTGCCGGAAAATTAA
- the rimI gene encoding ribosomal protein S18-alanine N-acetyltransferase — translation MKSAEVTTGIQKIFDLGSDHLSQLRALESLCFEYHWTEEQFRLGLEKKAFFVLGYEEQGMLVGYLAYSLVLDEMEVLNLGVHPRFRRKGIGRALMLELMHKCREMNVSRGLLDVKESNAPAIGLYESLGFKQVGVRKNYYPDTREDALLYDLDFSQ, via the coding sequence ATGAAAAGCGCGGAAGTCACCACCGGCATTCAAAAAATTTTCGATCTCGGCTCTGACCATCTTAGTCAGCTCAGGGCACTTGAGTCTCTATGTTTTGAATATCATTGGACCGAAGAGCAGTTCCGGCTGGGGCTGGAGAAAAAAGCATTCTTCGTCCTCGGATATGAAGAACAGGGGATGCTGGTCGGCTATCTGGCTTATTCACTTGTGTTGGATGAAATGGAAGTTCTCAATTTAGGGGTACACCCCCGGTTCAGGAGAAAGGGAATTGGCAGGGCACTTATGCTGGAGCTTATGCACAAGTGCCGGGAGATGAATGTGAGTAGAGGGCTTCTGGATGTAAAGGAATCCAATGCTCCCGCCATCGGGCTTTATGAAAGTCTCGGCTTTAAGCAGGTGGGAGTCAGGAAAAATTACTATCCGGATACAAGGGAAGACGCCCTCCTGTATGACTTGGATTTTAGTCAGTAA
- a CDS encoding rod shape-determining protein, with protein MLWAKLMSFFGKDLAMDLGTANTLLYTPKDGIILNEPSVVALDARDESVIAVGKEAKEYLGRTPDKIKAIRPMKDGVIADFEVTKKMIAFFIKKAIKGRNLVKPKIIICVPTGITQVEKRAVIESGQQAGAREVRLIEEPMAAAIGAGLNIHEPEGNMVVDIGGGTTEVAVITLSSVAHSQSVRVAGDEMNLAIMRYMQDEFKLLVGENTAEKAKMQIGSAIELPEPLTMTISGRNLIDGKPKAIEINDAQIREAIADPVAAIVHSVRVALERTQPELVADIANNGLLLAGGGALLKGLDELIHRESSLKVIIDNDPLTTVVRGTGLSLQKDKGFEKVYIN; from the coding sequence ATGTTATGGGCTAAATTAATGAGCTTTTTCGGCAAGGATCTTGCCATGGATCTGGGCACGGCAAATACGCTGCTCTACACCCCGAAAGACGGCATTATCCTTAATGAACCGTCTGTCGTTGCCCTTGATGCCCGAGATGAATCAGTTATTGCCGTGGGTAAAGAAGCCAAGGAGTATCTTGGCCGCACCCCGGACAAAATCAAGGCCATACGCCCCATGAAGGACGGGGTTATCGCTGATTTTGAAGTGACCAAGAAAATGATCGCTTTTTTCATCAAGAAAGCAATCAAAGGCCGTAATCTGGTCAAGCCCAAAATCATCATCTGCGTACCCACCGGGATTACCCAGGTTGAGAAGAGGGCGGTTATCGAATCCGGTCAGCAGGCCGGAGCGCGTGAAGTCCGTCTCATCGAAGAACCCATGGCCGCAGCCATCGGTGCCGGGCTGAACATTCATGAACCTGAAGGCAACATGGTTGTGGATATCGGCGGGGGTACAACTGAAGTAGCGGTTATTACCCTTTCTTCCGTGGCCCACAGCCAGTCCGTACGCGTGGCAGGGGACGAGATGAACCTTGCCATCATGCGCTACATGCAGGATGAATTTAAGCTGCTGGTCGGTGAAAACACTGCGGAAAAAGCAAAAATGCAGATCGGCTCAGCTATTGAATTGCCGGAACCGTTGACCATGACCATTTCCGGTCGCAATCTCATTGACGGCAAGCCCAAGGCCATAGAAATCAACGATGCCCAGATCAGGGAAGCAATTGCCGACCCTGTGGCTGCTATTGTCCATTCCGTGCGGGTGGCCCTTGAACGCACTCAGCCGGAACTTGTGGCCGATATCGCCAACAATGGTCTGCTGCTGGCAGGTGGCGGAGCACTACTCAAGGGGCTGGATGAACTCATCCACCGCGAAAGTTCCCTCAAGGTCATTATTGATAATGATCCCCTGACCACTGTAGTGCGTGGCACAGGGTTAAGTCTCCAGAAAGACAAGGGTTTTGAGAAGGTTTATATTAATTAG
- a CDS encoding DNA alkylation repair protein produces MSSNIRRNIQLLPTIRHSLQAVADPERAPAMQKYMKSEMEFYGIRTPVYRKICKQIFKKYEPWDFDKWQAAVLELWRDAEFREERYCAIELIILKSCNKHHVWKALPMLEEIITTGAWWDYCDYLAKPLGNILRAEPERMRALMLRWSTDDNMWKRRSSILCQLRFKEDLDFEFLMQCIEPNIDSKEFFLRKAIGWALRDYAWTHPQIVNDYIDANAERLSGLSRREALKNMHKLL; encoded by the coding sequence ATGTCATCTAACATACGCCGGAATATTCAACTCCTCCCCACCATCCGCCATTCCCTGCAAGCTGTTGCCGATCCTGAACGCGCACCGGCCATGCAAAAATACATGAAATCCGAAATGGAGTTTTACGGTATCCGCACGCCGGTTTACCGTAAGATATGTAAACAAATATTTAAAAAATACGAACCATGGGATTTTGACAAATGGCAGGCTGCTGTTCTTGAGCTGTGGCGTGATGCTGAATTTCGAGAAGAACGCTATTGCGCCATTGAATTAATTATCTTGAAATCATGCAACAAACATCATGTATGGAAAGCCCTGCCCATGCTCGAAGAGATAATCACCACCGGGGCTTGGTGGGATTATTGTGACTATTTAGCCAAACCGTTGGGTAATATTCTTCGCGCTGAACCGGAACGGATGCGTGCATTGATGCTCAGATGGTCCACTGATGACAACATGTGGAAACGCCGCTCATCCATTCTCTGCCAGCTACGATTTAAAGAAGATCTGGATTTTGAATTTCTTATGCAATGCATTGAGCCGAATATTGATTCCAAAGAATTCTTCCTGCGCAAAGCTATCGGCTGGGCCTTGCGGGATTATGCTTGGACGCACCCACAGATAGTGAATGATTACATTGATGCTAATGCTGAACGTCTTTCAGGACTGAGCAGACGCGAGGCTTTGAAGAATATGCACAAACTTTTGTAG
- a CDS encoding glutamate decarboxylase, which produces MIHHVKKHKRDSENRKNYIMPVYGSRDLEDPIPKYAIPESSIDPRHAYSLVHDELMLDGNSRLNLATFVTTWMEDEARQLMTDTFDKNMIDKDEYPQTAELEDRCVHILSDLYNSPDEEHACGCSTTGSSEAAMLCGMALKWKWRDRMKAKGKPTDKPNMIISASVQVCWEKFCRYWEIEPRLIPVSDGHYSMKTEDVLAACDENTIGVVAILGTTHTGDFEPVKEYNDALEKFNAETGYEIPLHVDAASGGFIAPFLQPELEWDFRLKWVKSINVSGHKFGLVYPGVGWAIWRTPEELPEDLVFRVNYLGGEMPTFALNFSRPGNQVVAQYYNFIRLGREGYTRIMQACMDTANFIKEELEETGVFQSLLPKLHMPLITFRIRRDVDVDFDVYKVSEMLRHRGWLVPAYSMCENCEDDNVLRIVVKEGMSMDMAHLLMDDIRRILKSFDGEIEEKKSTKQTFKHC; this is translated from the coding sequence ATGATTCATCATGTAAAAAAGCATAAAAGGGATTCTGAAAACCGCAAAAACTATATCATGCCCGTTTACGGGTCCCGCGACCTTGAAGACCCGATCCCAAAATACGCCATACCTGAAAGCAGCATTGACCCCCGGCACGCATATTCTCTGGTGCACGATGAGCTCATGCTGGACGGTAACTCCCGTCTCAATCTGGCCACCTTCGTTACCACATGGATGGAAGACGAAGCCCGGCAGCTGATGACCGATACTTTCGATAAAAATATGATCGACAAGGATGAATATCCGCAGACAGCCGAACTGGAAGACCGCTGTGTGCATATTCTTTCCGATCTTTATAATTCCCCGGACGAAGAACATGCCTGCGGCTGCTCCACAACCGGATCAAGCGAAGCGGCCATGCTTTGCGGAATGGCCTTGAAATGGAAATGGCGTGATCGCATGAAAGCCAAGGGCAAACCCACAGATAAGCCGAACATGATTATCAGTGCCAGTGTGCAGGTCTGCTGGGAGAAATTCTGCCGTTACTGGGAAATTGAACCTCGTCTGATTCCGGTTTCCGATGGTCATTACAGCATGAAGACCGAGGATGTCCTTGCCGCTTGCGATGAAAACACCATCGGCGTGGTTGCCATTCTGGGCACCACCCATACCGGGGATTTTGAACCGGTCAAGGAATACAACGACGCCCTTGAGAAATTTAACGCTGAAACCGGATATGAAATTCCCCTGCATGTGGATGCGGCCAGCGGTGGATTCATCGCTCCGTTCCTGCAGCCGGAACTGGAATGGGATTTCCGTCTGAAATGGGTAAAATCCATCAACGTGTCGGGCCACAAATTCGGCCTTGTTTATCCCGGCGTGGGCTGGGCAATCTGGCGTACTCCTGAAGAACTTCCCGAAGATCTGGTTTTCAGGGTCAATTATCTGGGTGGTGAAATGCCTACTTTCGCACTGAACTTTTCCCGCCCCGGAAATCAGGTTGTAGCCCAGTACTACAACTTTATCCGGCTCGGACGTGAAGGGTACACCCGCATTATGCAAGCCTGCATGGATACTGCTAATTTTATTAAAGAAGAGCTTGAAGAAACCGGTGTATTCCAGAGTCTGCTGCCCAAGCTGCATATGCCCTTGATTACTTTCAGAATTCGTCGCGATGTGGATGTTGATTTTGATGTATACAAGGTTTCGGAAATGCTGCGCCATCGCGGCTGGCTGGTTCCGGCCTACAGCATGTGCGAAAATTGCGAAGATGATAATGTGCTGCGCATCGTGGTCAAGGAAGGCATGTCCATGGATATGGCCCACCTGCTCATGGATGACATCAGGCGCATCCTGAAGTCTTTTGACGGTGAAATTGAAGAAAAGAAAAGCACCAAGCAAACTTTCAAGCATTGCTGA
- a CDS encoding thermonuclease family protein, with the protein MKKAFIFFLAAILILIASVYYAHAEQFQYLRPKDGDSFSVMLRGLDIDLRLISVDCPEYKQEFGQQAREFTDKWLRKGPAYIEYDHRTQDRYKRVLGYVWRKGEMLNYVLVRQGYCIVAYYEDTKMHYPELKHAQELAKQEKLGIWANGGLKMTPKEFRKWKRGRKVSVRTPSKK; encoded by the coding sequence GTGAAAAAAGCCTTCATTTTCTTTCTGGCAGCAATACTGATTCTGATCGCCTCGGTCTATTACGCCCACGCCGAACAATTCCAATATCTACGCCCAAAAGACGGCGACTCCTTTTCGGTCATGCTGCGCGGGCTTGATATTGATCTGCGGCTGATATCTGTAGACTGCCCGGAATACAAACAGGAGTTCGGACAGCAGGCGCGCGAATTCACAGATAAGTGGCTACGCAAAGGCCCGGCCTACATTGAATACGATCACCGCACTCAGGATCGCTACAAACGGGTGCTCGGTTATGTCTGGCGGAAAGGGGAGATGCTTAATTATGTACTGGTGCGTCAGGGATATTGCATTGTAGCCTACTATGAGGACACTAAGATGCATTACCCGGAACTTAAGCATGCGCAGGAATTGGCCAAGCAGGAAAAGCTCGGCATCTGGGCTAATGGCGGTTTGAAGATGACTCCGAAGGAGTTTCGGAAATGGAAGCGGGGTCGGAAGGTATCGGTACGGACACCTTCAAAGAAGTAA
- a CDS encoding M20 family metallopeptidase — protein MNLIELVQDELDDLVGIYKHLHANPELSGHEEKSSELIAAQLEASGISVTRNFGGHGVVGVLENGDGPTVVVRGDMDALPVIEETGLDYASNETGIMHACGHDFHMTTLVGTARVLSRSKENWNGKIIFIGQPAEEVGAGAKAMLRQGLFEQFGYPDYCLATHVIPGVESGRIVVKSGPVMAGVSQLKITVRGVGGHGALPQECKDPIVLAARIVTSLQTVVSREISPLTPAVVTVGSIHGGTRANIISAEVILEVSVRFADSETCAQILQSIKRICKHEALSMEVPDNLLPVIEVIESNSLPATINDEGLTEIVRKAAGEFLGADRVHEAEMVMVSEDFSLFRTAGNKEIPCCMFFTGAASAEEMDLYHEKGIKPPSLHNSKFCPPPEPTIKTAVITMTGSVLNILG, from the coding sequence ATGAATCTGATTGAACTGGTTCAAGATGAACTGGATGATCTGGTCGGGATATACAAACATCTGCACGCCAATCCGGAGCTTTCCGGTCATGAAGAAAAATCTTCTGAACTGATTGCAGCCCAGCTTGAAGCAAGCGGCATATCCGTAACCCGCAATTTCGGCGGCCACGGCGTGGTCGGTGTTCTGGAGAACGGTGACGGTCCCACTGTAGTGGTCCGTGGCGATATGGACGCGCTGCCTGTCATTGAGGAAACCGGACTGGACTATGCCAGCAATGAAACAGGCATCATGCATGCCTGCGGGCACGATTTCCACATGACGACCCTTGTGGGCACAGCCCGCGTCCTTTCCCGGTCCAAGGAAAACTGGAATGGGAAGATCATTTTTATCGGCCAGCCTGCTGAAGAAGTCGGGGCCGGAGCGAAGGCGATGCTCAGGCAGGGGCTTTTTGAGCAGTTCGGTTATCCTGATTATTGTTTAGCCACACACGTTATTCCCGGTGTTGAATCCGGAAGGATAGTAGTTAAATCCGGGCCAGTCATGGCCGGGGTTTCCCAGCTGAAAATAACCGTACGCGGAGTAGGGGGACACGGTGCCCTTCCGCAGGAATGCAAAGATCCTATCGTGCTTGCAGCCCGGATAGTTACTTCCCTCCAAACTGTTGTCAGCCGGGAAATCAGCCCGCTCACTCCGGCAGTTGTCACCGTAGGTTCTATCCATGGCGGCACGCGGGCCAATATTATTTCCGCAGAAGTTATCTTGGAAGTTTCGGTTAGATTTGCTGACTCCGAAACATGCGCTCAAATTCTTCAATCCATCAAAAGAATCTGCAAACACGAAGCCCTGTCCATGGAAGTGCCGGACAATCTCCTGCCTGTAATCGAAGTCATTGAATCAAATTCCCTGCCTGCTACCATTAATGATGAAGGTCTGACTGAAATTGTCCGCAAAGCTGCGGGTGAATTTCTCGGTGCAGATAGGGTTCATGAAGCGGAAATGGTCATGGTCAGCGAGGATTTTTCTCTATTCCGAACAGCCGGAAATAAAGAGATTCCCTGCTGCATGTTCTTTACCGGGGCAGCCTCGGCAGAAGAAATGGACTTGTACCATGAAAAAGGAATCAAGCCGCCGTCGCTGCATAACAGCAAATTTTGTCCACCACCGGAACCGACTATCAAAACTGCCGTAATTACCATGACAGGAAGCGTTTTGAATATTTTAGGATAA
- a CDS encoding NUDIX domain-containing protein, which produces MKKKFVQIEVVDQNNRPITSMDINEVHRQSLRHRSVIILVYDSEGKLFLQKRSPQKKLYAGRWDISAGGHVQTGESSEKAALRELETDLGIRSSNLKLIEEIEASSESGYEFVTLYILEKQNSIPDLNKEEAESGYFYSESEMDWLVRECRELLVPALVFLYDRDLLFKFK; this is translated from the coding sequence GTGAAAAAAAAGTTCGTTCAAATCGAGGTTGTCGACCAGAACAACCGTCCCATAACAAGCATGGATATCAATGAGGTCCACCGTCAATCGCTGCGTCATCGCTCGGTGATTATACTTGTCTATGACAGCGAAGGAAAACTTTTTCTTCAAAAAAGAAGCCCGCAGAAAAAATTATACGCAGGTCGCTGGGATATCTCCGCCGGGGGACATGTGCAAACAGGTGAATCAAGCGAAAAAGCAGCCCTGCGTGAACTTGAGACAGATCTCGGCATCCGCAGTTCCAACCTGAAGTTAATCGAGGAAATTGAAGCATCTTCCGAGTCCGGATATGAATTTGTAACTCTGTATATTCTGGAAAAACAAAATTCCATCCCGGATCTGAACAAGGAAGAAGCCGAATCCGGCTACTTCTATTCAGAAAGTGAAATGGACTGGCTGGTCCGCGAATGCCGTGAACTGCTCGTCCCGGCCCTTGTATTCCTGTATGACCGGGATTTACTTTTTAAATTTAAGTAA
- the pgk gene encoding phosphoglycerate kinase, translating to MRFIDQLDIAGKKLLMRVDFNVPLDGETITDDNRIKAAVPTFKYALEKGASVIVMAHLGKPKGKRVDSLSLAPAAKRLGEYLGMEVPLAPDCIGSEVEKMAAELKPGQVMMLENLRFHAEEQAKTPEERGDFGKQLAALADIYVNDAFGVAHRANASVVDVPYAAKDCCAGFLLKLEWEYLGEALKNARKPYIAVSGGAKVSSKLGILNNLIGKVDDFIIGGAMANTFLLAQGKAVGKSLVEESLVDTAKEIMDKAAGSGTTLHLPTDFVWGKDIDTAQGVCDGDSVPEDGMLLDIGPESAKKFCEVIERSKTIVWNGPMGLFEKEPFAQGSLKVCEAMADLEDATTIVGGGDTDAVVHQAKLEDKFTFISTGGGSFLEFLEGKELPAFKALKENS from the coding sequence ATGCGCTTCATTGACCAGCTTGACATTGCAGGCAAGAAACTGCTGATGAGAGTTGATTTCAACGTCCCTCTGGACGGCGAAACCATCACTGACGACAACCGCATCAAAGCCGCTGTCCCTACGTTTAAATATGCACTTGAAAAGGGCGCGTCGGTTATCGTCATGGCCCATCTGGGCAAACCTAAAGGCAAAAGGGTTGATTCCCTGAGTCTGGCACCTGCTGCCAAACGCCTTGGCGAATACCTCGGTATGGAAGTTCCCCTTGCTCCCGACTGCATCGGTTCTGAAGTGGAGAAAATGGCTGCCGAGCTTAAGCCCGGTCAGGTTATGATGCTTGAGAACCTGCGTTTCCACGCAGAAGAGCAGGCCAAGACTCCCGAAGAGCGCGGCGATTTCGGCAAACAGCTCGCCGCCCTTGCTGATATTTACGTAAACGACGCGTTTGGCGTGGCCCACCGTGCCAACGCTTCCGTTGTTGATGTCCCTTATGCTGCCAAAGACTGCTGTGCCGGTTTCCTGCTCAAGCTGGAATGGGAATATCTCGGCGAAGCACTCAAGAATGCCCGCAAGCCCTACATCGCTGTTTCCGGCGGTGCCAAGGTTTCCTCCAAACTCGGCATCCTCAACAACCTGATCGGCAAAGTTGATGACTTCATCATCGGCGGTGCCATGGCCAATACTTTCCTGCTCGCACAGGGCAAGGCTGTAGGTAAATCCCTTGTGGAAGAATCCCTTGTGGACACTGCCAAAGAAATCATGGATAAGGCTGCCGGCTCCGGCACCACCCTGCATCTGCCCACCGACTTTGTCTGGGGTAAAGATATTGATACCGCACAGGGTGTCTGCGACGGTGATTCCGTTCCCGAAGACGGCATGCTGCTTGATATCGGCCCTGAATCCGCAAAGAAATTCTGCGAAGTAATTGAACGCTCCAAGACTATCGTCTGGAACGGTCCCATGGGTCTGTTCGAGAAAGAGCCTTTTGCCCAAGGTTCTCTGAAGGTCTGCGAAGCCATGGCCGACCTTGAAGACGCCACCACCATCGTAGGCGGCGGCGATACTGACGCAGTTGTGCATCAGGCCAAGCTCGAAGATAAATTCACTTTTATTTCCACCGGCGGCGGCTCTTTCCTTGAGTTCCTCGAGGGTAAAGAACTTCCCGCATTCAAAGCACTTAAGGAGAACAGCTAA
- the tpiA gene encoding triose-phosphate isomerase, which produces MKKLMAANWKMYKTRAEAKATAEGLLEKIAGKLPADREVVIAAPYTALETVGSVLEANADCHLSAENLYPKAEGAFTGEISPAMLKDVGCVYALAGHSERRAIMGETDEMVGEKVAFGLENGLSMILCIGETIDERKAGEVQKVIDEQLEAGLKNVASDFAPETVVVAYEPVWAIGTGEVAGEGEIVEAHGFVREKLKKLFPEKANEIRILYGGSVKPANCAQIIALDNVDGVLVGGASLDAESFSQIALA; this is translated from the coding sequence ATGAAAAAATTAATGGCCGCTAACTGGAAAATGTACAAGACCCGCGCAGAAGCAAAAGCAACTGCTGAAGGTCTGCTTGAAAAAATCGCCGGCAAACTTCCCGCTGACCGCGAAGTCGTTATTGCCGCTCCTTATACTGCTCTGGAAACCGTAGGTTCCGTGCTGGAAGCAAATGCTGACTGCCACCTTTCCGCTGAAAACCTTTACCCTAAGGCTGAGGGTGCTTTCACCGGAGAAATTTCTCCCGCAATGCTTAAGGATGTAGGTTGCGTTTACGCACTGGCAGGACACTCCGAGCGTCGCGCAATTATGGGCGAAACCGATGAGATGGTTGGAGAAAAAGTTGCTTTCGGTCTTGAAAACGGTCTGTCCATGATCCTGTGCATCGGTGAAACAATCGATGAAAGAAAAGCAGGGGAAGTACAGAAGGTTATTGACGAACAGCTCGAAGCTGGTTTAAAGAATGTAGCTTCCGACTTCGCGCCTGAAACCGTTGTTGTTGCTTATGAGCCTGTCTGGGCCATCGGCACCGGTGAAGTGGCCGGAGAAGGCGAAATCGTTGAAGCTCACGGCTTTGTTAGAGAAAAGCTGAAAAAACTTTTCCCTGAAAAAGCTAATGAAATCCGCATCTTGTACGGCGGAAGCGTAAAGCCTGCCAACTGCGCACAGATCATTGCACTTGACAATGTGGACGGAGTACTGGTAGGAGGCGCGAGCTTGGACGCGGAAAGTTTCAGCCAGATCGCACTGGCTTAA
- the secG gene encoding preprotein translocase subunit SecG: MQTLVITVHIIACVFLIIFVLLQSGKEDMGVIFGGGSGSVFGSTGAGGVLVKITAFLAAVFLVTSLSYNYLSGNRIADESVVLEGDTIITPEKPAVTFEEPVKAPAEETK, translated from the coding sequence TTGCAAACGCTCGTAATTACTGTACACATTATCGCTTGCGTCTTTCTGATTATCTTCGTTCTTTTACAGAGCGGTAAAGAAGACATGGGCGTAATCTTCGGCGGAGGAAGTGGTTCTGTTTTCGGTAGCACCGGAGCAGGCGGGGTTCTCGTTAAGATCACTGCATTTCTGGCAGCAGTCTTTCTGGTAACTTCCCTTTCATACAACTACCTCTCCGGCAACAGGATTGCTGATGAGTCTGTCGTACTTGAAGGCGACACCATCATCACTCCCGAAAAGCCTGCTGTCACTTTTGAAGAGCCCGTTAAGGCTCCTGCAGAAGAGACCAAATAG